The window TGTATCAGATACTAAAGGATCAGAAACAAGGAGGCCGCAAACGATGATATCCTTATTAAAAGAAGTAGGCCGCGGAAAACGCGGAGCCAGAGATCTTACCTATGAAGAGGCTTCCCAAGCAGCGGAGCTCATACTAACCGGAGCCGCTACACAAGCTCAAATGGGGGCTTTTCTCGTTGCAGAACGCATCAAAATGGAATCCCCCGAAGAGTTGAAAGCCTTCATCGATGCCTTGCGCCAGCGTATCCAAACCTATCCAATACCAGGCAGCATGGATTGCGCAGGACCTTATGATGGACGCTCACGTACGTTCATCGCGACTTTACCGACTGCGTTCGTTCTCGCGGCTTGCGGACTTCCCACTACACTGCACGGCAGTCCTAGCATGCCACCAAAATGGGGCATCACGCTGTCCGATGTGCTAGCGGCTCTTGAAGTACCCGCGCTTGACGCGTCACGTGAAGCGCTCATATCAGCTGCAGCGCGAACAGGCTTCCTGTTCGCACCGACGGAGAACTGGTGTGCACCGCTTGGCGAGCTGCGCGAACTTCGCAAGGAACTCGGTCTGCGAACCGTGTTCAACACAGCAGAGAAACTGCTGCGCTTTACGGAAGCTCCCTTCATGGCTGTCGGTGTGTTTCACGGTACTGTGTTCGAGAAAATCACCAATTTATTAATCGAATTAGGCGTCTCTCACGGTATTGTTGTGCAGGGTATGGAAGGCTCCGAAGACCTTTCCGTAGACAAGCGCACACGGACGTACCTCATTCAAGAGGGCGCCAGTGAATTATTCATTGTTGATCCTGAGATTTACGAATTAATGGTCGAGGTGCCGGAGATTGAATGGACCGCTCAGCTGCAAGGAGAAACGGCATTATCCGTTCTTCGCGGAGAAGCCGAGCTCCCCTATCTGAATATGGTTTTATTGAACAGTGCCGTGCGTCTGTGGGTTTCCAAGAAGGCAGGGTCCATTGAAGAAGGTATTTATTTGGCCCGACATGCGATTGAGCAAGGGGCTGCCCTGCAAAAATTCACCGAGTGGACGGAAGCGATTAAGCCGGTATCCGCCACTTAATTTTATACTTATGAAAAAAGAGCCCCAAAGGGCTCTTTTTCATTTTCATTTTCATTTTCCAATAAACTGCTGGGTAAACATTTTACCACACGGACCGCCGTTTACGATGCCGATCCCAATATGGGTGTAATCTTTGCTGAGTATATTCGCTTTGTGTCCTGGAGAATTCATCAACGCCTCGTGAGCAGCTTGTACACTTTGATTGCAAGCAATATTCTCTCCCGCCGCGTTATACGTAATACCAAATTTCTCCATCATATCGAATGGCGAACCATACGTCGGTGAATCGTGGGAGAAGTATTTGTTATCGACCATATCTTGGCTTTTTAGTCGAGCCGTTTTGGTTAGCGGCAGGTCAACAGCTAGTGGGGAAAGTCCCACAGCGGCGCGCTCCTTATTAACCAATTCCAGCATTTGCTGCTCGTCCACCGTTAATTCCGTAGTCGATGGGACTTGCGGTTTAGGTGTAGGCTTAGGTGCAGCTGGTGGAGGAGTTGGTGTCGGTGTCGGCTTCTTGGCAATTTTTAAATTACCGTAAGCCCACAGGATGGATTGCAGCGTTTGATCATCCACATTCCCAGTCGCAGGAAGGCCGTATCTGCTTTGAAACGCTTTAACACCTGATTGGGTTTGATTACCATAGTAGCCCGTAATAGGTCCGCTATAGTAGCCAAGTGACTTCAGCATCCCCTGCACCGCATAGACATCAGGTCCCTTAGCCCCTTTGCCATAGGCAAAAGCGGTGGTTGTGGATGAGCAGAACAATGCGATACAGATTAGAATAATCCAGACATGCTTCTTTTTACCTTGTAACATGCGTTTACGTTCACTCCCCGTCATCAGCATCATTCGTCGCACAGTCGACGATAGCATTAGAATGACCAAATTCACGACTATTATCCATAATAATGAAATATGGTTGGATATCGTTTCAAGGTATGGGAAGTCATTGACATTACCCTGAGTATCCGATAAAGTATACTTATATTTAGTACCTAGTACTACTATCAGATCCTAAAAAGGAGTGAATCATTGATGGCAGTCTCTTCCCCTTTACAAGCTCGAATCACAGCAATCGGCGGCTACGTGCCCCATCGCATACTAAGCAACGCGGATCTTCAGGAAATGGTCGATACGAATGATGAATGGATCGTTCAACGCACAGGGATTCGGGAACGTAGAATTGCAGAAGCGAATGAATTCACAAGTCATTTATGTATAGCAGCCGTACAAAATATGCTCACTAGATATCCGACTTCACTGAACGATGTTGATTTAATCATTGTCGCTACCCATACACCGGATCTGCCTTCCACCCCAGTCGCTTGCCAGATTCAAGCCCATTTCGGCATCCCTGAAACAGGTGCCTACGACCTCAATGCCACCTGCTCCGGGTTTGCTTATGCCTTGCATACAGCAAGCGGCCTTGTCGCTGCGGGGGTACACCGCAAGGTTCTCGTAGTCGGCGGGGATTCCTTATCCAAAATTACAGACTATACGGACCGTTCCACCTGCATTCTTTTCGGTGATGGTGCCGGAGCTGTGATTGTTGAAAGGGAAGAAGAAAATCCTGCTTTCCTTGCCCACTATCTTGGGTCGGACGGTACAGGCAGCAAGCACGTATACCGAACCGGACTTGCCTCTGAATTGAACGGAACACCATTAACGGGTGAAGGCAAGCTCGTCCAGAACGGCCGCGAGGTGTATAAATACGCCGTAACGACTGTCCCGCAGGGAATCGAGAAGCTGCTCACAAAAAGCCGGTTACCCATTACGGCTATTGATTGGTTCATTCCGCATAGCGCTAACCTTCGGATTATTGAATCAGTCTGTGAAAAGAGCGGTATTCCATTCGAAAAAGCGCTGTACAGCCTGGAATACTACGGCAATACTTCCGCGGCTTCCATTCCTCTCGCTCTAGATTTGGGCATCAAAGAGGGTAAGGTCACGGCCGGTGATACGCTGCTGATTTTTGGTTTTGGCGGGGGTCTTACTCACGCGGGTTTAATCCTTCGTTGGGGATGAATCCGCGAGTGACATTCTTGCTGGTCCAAGGCTTGCCGGGCGTTCCTAAACGGCGTGGACGTGGACTTTGTTTCGTTATTTTCTGAATCATCGAGCGCTGGTATTCACTTATCGTCTTGAGATTCTCAGCCATATGGACAGCAAGCTGATCGGAGACCGCTACTTGATCCGCTATCGTCTCTATGATTCGGCATAAGGCTCGCTGGCTTCTAGCCAGCGAGGTTAGCATATGCAATTCAATTCTCTCACGATTCGATGCTTTCATTATTTCTCATCCTCACCAAACGAAAATAAGTTACCCATTCCGTTCGAACCGTCTCCCCCCACTCCTTCTCCCGAGTCATTTTGTCCAAGAAGAGCCTGCATATGTCGGTTTAAGGAGTTCTCCATCTTCGTCAAGCCATCGATAAGCTCAATCACATACTCATGAATCTCTCCGGTTTGCTTCATCTGATTTTCGTGCCCCTCTAAACTCGTAGAATTAATATGATTGCAAATCCAGTTGCGCGATTTCTCCGCCTCTAAGGCTCTTGCTTCTAGTATTAAAGCAATATCACGCTGCAACTTTGCTGTAGCATCCAGCATTTGCAGGTACAGATCATTTCTATTCAAGTCGTATCCCTCTATTCCTCATTATCAGGCTCTTTTATTTCTTTCATGACAATTTCCGTTTGCTGTGCGATAGCCTCTTCCAAATTAGCTAGGCTGTTTAAATAAGCAGTTATATTTTTGGTCAATTGTAAGGCTTGTTCCTGCAGCATGACCAAGCCTTCAAAATGAGGATGCGAGTCAGGTATATCGTTGGCTATCGAGGCCATTTGCGTCGAAACACTTCGCTTCGCCTCCAAGATTCTAGACATCTCGCTATGCGAGCCTGCAATGTGAGAAATAATCATTGTGACTTGCTGTTCCACACCATCTCTCCTCCATAAATACTTTTCACCCTCTAACCTATGCCTGCGCCATTCAAAAAGTGCTTTAATGCTTAATGGAATTTCGTCGTCCAATCGAAGCCGGCGCATTCCCTAATACCAGCAACCCTCATCATTCCATCAATTTGCACATTTTCCAGTCCTTCTATGAATGATTTTCTATGAAGCTATGGGGATCGACACCCCATTTTTCAATAAATTTTTGATGATTTTGAAGTAGAAGTTCTTTGACCTTTTCGTCCCCTTCCTTTTGAAAACTGACACTGCCATGATGATAAATGAACACGTCACCCGAAATCATCAATCTATAACCGGCCTGCCTTGCTCGGTAGCAATAATCGTCATCCTCAAAATGTCCTGGTGAAAATCTTTCATCCATCATACCAACCCGCTCCAGAACTTCTCTTTTAAAAAGATAACAAAATCCAACTAAACGGTTCACTTCCTCCCACTTGGCAGGGTTAGCTGTATTCATCTTTGAAACCATGTCATCTATAGAGGAAAATGCCTCTGTAATTTGTTGTTTTCCACTTGCATAATTTGTCATAGGTCCAACAATGCCAATTTCCGCGCTGCTGTATAAACATTGCAGCATATTATCTAACCAATTGGTAGTTACAATCGTGTCATTATTCAAAAGCAATATTGTATCTCCACTTGCAATGGTTAGTCCCAAATTACAAGCTATTGGAAACCCCCTATTAAAAGGAAGGGAAATAAATCGTACTTCCTCTTGTACGCATAGTTCCGTTGATCCATCCTGAGATCCATTATCCACTACAATGATTTCGTAAGGGGACAAGGTATGCTTACGAATAGAATGTAAACAATCTTGTAACACCGATCTCCCATTGTAATTAGCAATGATGATGCTTGTCATTTGCATGAGACATCATCCCCCTCTTAGCAATTTGCGATTTCGAAAGTTATCCGGAAACGTCAGGCGATTTCCTTTAAAGCTTTTTGCATATTTAAGCGCCTCGACATGATCACCAATTATCATATTGGCTACTGGATTGCTTGAACTTGTATTATGCTTGTTTCGCCGATTTTTAGAAATAACATTAATGCTGTAAGGCGCACCGATACGAAGACCATTAAGAATAGCACTCGCCTGAGCCTTTGGTGGGACTGATAAATCAGCATAGCCAACCGTATTTAATGCATGTCTAGAGATAGCGTGGGGGACAGAGGTTAGCGAGTTAACCTGGAGATCAGGACGTCTCAACGACCGATTTAGAAACTCCTTTACATGCGAAACTGCATCACGCTCAGAAAACAAAGGAATATAAGGCATAATATTGTTCAAAGCAACATCCATTCCTTGATCAACTGCATATATGAATGGAACAAGTTCTTCTGCCCTCAGTGGTATATCCCCATCTATAAATAATAAAATTTCAGATTGAGCGACTTTGGCACCCAGGCTTCTTCCAATATCATGACCTAGTGGATGGGGATAATAGATGATTGTTGCATGAGATAGCTGCCTTGCTTTCTGATAGGTTTGATCCTGTGAACCGTTCACAACAATTATTATTTCATCGAATGGTAAACGGTTTAACTGTTCAATCAATCCCTGCATGGTTGCTTCTTCATTCATAACCGTCATAATGACAGCAACCGATTTATTCGTAGGAAGTAGAACCCAGTCGTACTTTGGCATACCCAATTTCAAGCAATACCCTTCTACATATCCTCGTGCTGCACGATGATAAGTATCCCATTTTTTGGGATCAAACACATTATTTCTCAATTTTTCAACCCATAACGCATTCAGTGCCTTTTTCTGATACCCTGCATGCTCAATACTTTGGGAACATGCATCTTGCTTTCCTGCTTCTCTTCCCCATCTTGCAAATGAAACTGTGCGGTGATGGAAAGTGCGGCTTGCTCTTTTGCTATTTATAAGCTTTTTCTTTACCTTTCTTCGAACTATGGGTTGCTTTACAACTTGTTTACGCATACCATCACCTCACAATTTCCCTGCGTCTCATGAAATCCGTTTGATTCCCTCGCTCATTGGTTTGTTCAAGCAGCCAACCAATAGCTTCCAAATGATCGCCTGTAATGAGATCCATCAGAGGATCATTTCTACCTTTTCTTTTACGCTTTATGGGATTGGCTCGAACATTAATATAATGTACAGCTTTGACATTAAGACCTCTGTGAATGGCCATTGCTTGTGCAAGCGGAGGAACCGCTAACGCCTCATGTCCTATTAATTCCAGAGCTCTTCTGCTAATTGCATGCGGTATAGTTGTCATGGAAGCGCCTCTCAGCTCTTGATGGGACAAAATCGTATTTAGTGTATGCTTGGCAAGAACCACACTATGAACATCCGATTTATGAACAAAACCCAAATAACTGTTTAGCGCCACATCTACTCCGCCTAAAACCGCATGAACGAGAGTCTTCAAGTTTGAAGCGCGCACTACAAAGTCTCCATCCATGAATAATAGAATGTCTCCTTTGGCCTGCATCGCGCCAATACTTCGACCCACATCGTGACCAAGAGGTTCATCAAAGTGAATCACCTTAGCACCGGAGCTTACTGCTATACCTCTCGATCCATCCGTTGAGCCGTTATCAACGACTATGACTTCTGTTTGAGGGTGAACTCGATAGGCTTCACGGATCACTCTGGACAGCGTCCTTTTTTCGTTCATAACAGGAATAATGACCGAAACCTTAGGCGTCACACTATTACGATAAGGTGATTTTGAACGTTTCATAGGCATGCAACTCCTGTTAGCACATATTTTCGCTTTTGCCATTTAGCTTATTCAGCTAAGACTTCTAAGGACAGGGTATATGCCTTTTGTCATGGAAAATGGCATATGCCTTTACTTAACGGACCAGGACCAGAATTTGATTAGGGAGCGTTCTTCTCAAGACGTAATAGCCGCTCTCGACGGATGTAGCGATACCGTTGTGGTTCGGCCTGCAATATCCCCCTGCTCGGCAGGTTCCATCGTCACGCACAAGTAGCTTGCCAAGCAATCCTACTGCTACCCATTCCGGTCTTTCCAAACGAGACGTATATTCCTCAGCAGGGTGCCAAGCCGGATTCAAAAGAGGCCGCCTTACCATACGCTCCGGTGTTATGACCGTACCTGTTTCTCCGAATTCGGCGGGAATGATTACATCCTCATATAAAATTCTCCCCCATTCATCCGTCAAAAATTTGTGTTTCCACCTGAGCTCCCCGCTGTCGGATAAAAAAGCAGGGGTTGCGCTAGTGATTCCGATTACGAAAAAATCCGAAGAAACGGCAATACGGACTTTATCTTCCTCAACCGTTACGAAATACCCCGGTTCGATCGGCTTTCCATCAACGGTTTCAAACATTTCCGCATAATCCGCCGCCGGACTACTGACCGTTCCATCTATTTTCACGTTGCCGTTGCTCAATATTTTTGCAGCTAAGCCAGGTGTGGCGGCACTTGTCCCATTCGCCAAATACCAAGAGTACGACAGCTCGTTTGCAGACCCAAATTGTCCCATAATATGAACACCTTCTAAATTGTTTGTTGAGGTGCTTTGGCCTTCCGCATGAGAGACGAAGCTGTTTGCAATCGTAGAGACTCCCTGTGCGTGGGAGGTGAAGCCGCTTGCAGTCGTAAGGGCTCCTTCGGCGTGTGAGCTTTGGCCGCTCGCCGTCGTCTGGTTGCCTTCGGCGTGAGACAAATCTCCGCCTGCATTCGTACTTTGGCCTTCCGCATGGGCGGCCAAACCGCCTGCTGCCGTTAAATTCCCTTCGGCATGGGCCGCTCTTCCAATGGCGGAGTTATTCTCCCCCTCCGCATGAGAGCTCTGGCCGGAAGCTGTTGTTTCTAGCCCTTCGGCGTGGGAATCCAAACCACTAGCCTCCGTCAATTCGCCTTCCGCATGGGCATTTAATCCGCTTGCAACCGTCAATAACCCTTCGGCATGGGAATGATCCCCGAACGAACGGGTGCTTCTCCCTTCCGCGTGAGAATAGAGTCCGATGGCGTTGGCAGCCCCGCCTTCCGCATGAGAAGCGGGACCCGTGGCCCGAGTTAAATATCCCTCCGCGTGTGATGCTGTCGCGTTAGCGACCGTTTGGAGTCCTTCCGCATGGGAAGATCCGCCACTTGCTATCGTATTATTTCCCTCAGCTTCAGAACAAGCTCCCAAAGCTTGAGCGTTGCAAAATGCCATATCCTCCATCTCCTTCTACTTAAGAGAAATAATCTGACCGGTGTACTGTTCAAACAATTGTTTGACACACTGATGCATCAATTCATCCGTCAAAAAATCCGGATATGATATAGCTGACATGCACAATTGATATGTGTTGAGGGTAAGAGCGGATACATGATTCGATTCAATTAAGGCTTTTTCTCCGGTTTTACTGTGACGAAGCTGAGGTTTTATTATACGTGACATTTCCTTTTCAACCTGTTTCTCAGGTTGAGGCCAAGGAATGCTCAAACGATTTGCCGCTTGTTTCAAAGTCCCTTCCCAATCCTCTATCATCTGATCATAATGGATGACAACTCGTTGGTTGGACTCGGTCCAATATAAAGAGGATAGTGTACGGAACGTCCATATATGGAGCGCATGGTCTAATGAAATCCGAGGATCACACCGGTAAAGGGAATGGGCTACATCGAGTGGATTTCGTATAACAATGACATAGCTCGCTATCATCTTTAATTCCTGAAGCAATTCTTCCCATATCGGAAGCAAGGAGCAAGTTCTAGGATCTTTCCATCCCCACAAAGACTTATGAAAAAAGTTATCAGAAATATACTTCTTCAGTTGCTCTTTCAACACAACAAGCTCTGAACGACTCTTCCAATCTGGAGGAAGCAAATTCAAACCCTCCCAACTCCATCCCAGTTTCTTAAAGATTAGTTGTTGGATGCCGACAATATGTTTGTTTTCCCAGAAACCATCGGGATTCGTATTGTCTGGAGGTATAAAGTCTAGAGGACCACCAAGATGAACACCGAGAAGCTCCAACTCCTTCGTTACTAACGATGTTCCGGAACGACCAGAACCTATGATTCCAATAGCACGTGACGAGTTCATAACGAATCATCCCTCCTCATAAACGTTTTGCACGAATCCATATAAGTTACTTTATGAATCCTGATAGGTTTCGCTTGGACTATCC is drawn from Paenibacillus sp. V4I7 and contains these coding sequences:
- a CDS encoding anthranilate phosphoribosyltransferase, which gives rise to MISLLKEVGRGKRGARDLTYEEASQAAELILTGAATQAQMGAFLVAERIKMESPEELKAFIDALRQRIQTYPIPGSMDCAGPYDGRSRTFIATLPTAFVLAACGLPTTLHGSPSMPPKWGITLSDVLAALEVPALDASREALISAAARTGFLFAPTENWCAPLGELRELRKELGLRTVFNTAEKLLRFTEAPFMAVGVFHGTVFEKITNLLIELGVSHGIVVQGMEGSEDLSVDKRTRTYLIQEGASELFIVDPEIYELMVEVPEIEWTAQLQGETALSVLRGEAELPYLNMVLLNSAVRLWVSKKAGSIEEGIYLARHAIEQGAALQKFTEWTEAIKPVSAT
- a CDS encoding peptidoglycan-binding protein, yielding MNLVILMLSSTVRRMMLMTGSERKRMLQGKKKHVWIILICIALFCSSTTTAFAYGKGAKGPDVYAVQGMLKSLGYYSGPITGYYGNQTQSGVKAFQSRYGLPATGNVDDQTLQSILWAYGNLKIAKKPTPTPTPPPAAPKPTPKPQVPSTTELTVDEQQMLELVNKERAAVGLSPLAVDLPLTKTARLKSQDMVDNKYFSHDSPTYGSPFDMMEKFGITYNAAGENIACNQSVQAAHEALMNSPGHKANILSKDYTHIGIGIVNGGPCGKMFTQQFIGK
- a CDS encoding ketoacyl-ACP synthase III, with translation MAVSSPLQARITAIGGYVPHRILSNADLQEMVDTNDEWIVQRTGIRERRIAEANEFTSHLCIAAVQNMLTRYPTSLNDVDLIIVATHTPDLPSTPVACQIQAHFGIPETGAYDLNATCSGFAYALHTASGLVAAGVHRKVLVVGGDSLSKITDYTDRSTCILFGDGAGAVIVEREEENPAFLAHYLGSDGTGSKHVYRTGLASELNGTPLTGEGKLVQNGREVYKYAVTTVPQGIEKLLTKSRLPITAIDWFIPHSANLRIIESVCEKSGIPFEKALYSLEYYGNTSAASIPLALDLGIKEGKVTAGDTLLIFGFGGGLTHAGLILRWG
- a CDS encoding restriction endonuclease subunit S gives rise to the protein MNRNDLYLQMLDATAKLQRDIALILEARALEAEKSRNWICNHINSTSLEGHENQMKQTGEIHEYVIELIDGLTKMENSLNRHMQALLGQNDSGEGVGGDGSNGMGNLFSFGEDEK
- a CDS encoding nucleoside-diphosphate sugar epimerase is translated as MEQQVTMIISHIAGSHSEMSRILEAKRSVSTQMASIANDIPDSHPHFEGLVMLQEQALQLTKNITAYLNSLANLEEAIAQQTEIVMKEIKEPDNEE
- a CDS encoding glycosyltransferase family 2 protein — encoded protein: MQMTSIIIANYNGRSVLQDCLHSIRKHTLSPYEIIVVDNGSQDGSTELCVQEEVRFISLPFNRGFPIACNLGLTIASGDTILLLNNDTIVTTNWLDNMLQCLYSSAEIGIVGPMTNYASGKQQITEAFSSIDDMVSKMNTANPAKWEEVNRLVGFCYLFKREVLERVGMMDERFSPGHFEDDDYCYRARQAGYRLMISGDVFIYHHGSVSFQKEGDEKVKELLLQNHQKFIEKWGVDPHSFIENHS
- a CDS encoding glycosyltransferase; the protein is MRKQVVKQPIVRRKVKKKLINSKRASRTFHHRTVSFARWGREAGKQDACSQSIEHAGYQKKALNALWVEKLRNNVFDPKKWDTYHRAARGYVEGYCLKLGMPKYDWVLLPTNKSVAVIMTVMNEEATMQGLIEQLNRLPFDEIIIVVNGSQDQTYQKARQLSHATIIYYPHPLGHDIGRSLGAKVAQSEILLFIDGDIPLRAEELVPFIYAVDQGMDVALNNIMPYIPLFSERDAVSHVKEFLNRSLRRPDLQVNSLTSVPHAISRHALNTVGYADLSVPPKAQASAILNGLRIGAPYSINVISKNRRNKHNTSSSNPVANMIIGDHVEALKYAKSFKGNRLTFPDNFRNRKLLRGG
- a CDS encoding glycosyltransferase family 2 protein, coding for MKRSKSPYRNSVTPKVSVIIPVMNEKRTLSRVIREAYRVHPQTEVIVVDNGSTDGSRGIAVSSGAKVIHFDEPLGHDVGRSIGAMQAKGDILLFMDGDFVVRASNLKTLVHAVLGGVDVALNSYLGFVHKSDVHSVVLAKHTLNTILSHQELRGASMTTIPHAISRRALELIGHEALAVPPLAQAMAIHRGLNVKAVHYINVRANPIKRKRKGRNDPLMDLITGDHLEAIGWLLEQTNERGNQTDFMRRREIVR
- a CDS encoding peptidase G2 autoproteolytic cleavage domain-containing protein, producing the protein MAFCNAQALGACSEAEGNNTIASGGSSHAEGLQTVANATASHAEGYLTRATGPASHAEGGAANAIGLYSHAEGRSTRSFGDHSHAEGLLTVASGLNAHAEGELTEASGLDSHAEGLETTASGQSSHAEGENNSAIGRAAHAEGNLTAAGGLAAHAEGQSTNAGGDLSHAEGNQTTASGQSSHAEGALTTASGFTSHAQGVSTIANSFVSHAEGQSTSTNNLEGVHIMGQFGSANELSYSWYLANGTSAATPGLAAKILSNGNVKIDGTVSSPAADYAEMFETVDGKPIEPGYFVTVEEDKVRIAVSSDFFVIGITSATPAFLSDSGELRWKHKFLTDEWGRILYEDVIIPAEFGETGTVITPERMVRRPLLNPAWHPAEEYTSRLERPEWVAVGLLGKLLVRDDGTCRAGGYCRPNHNGIATSVESGYYVLRRTLPNQILVLVR
- a CDS encoding sulfotransferase family protein — protein: MNSSRAIGIIGSGRSGTSLVTKELELLGVHLGGPLDFIPPDNTNPDGFWENKHIVGIQQLIFKKLGWSWEGLNLLPPDWKSRSELVVLKEQLKKYISDNFFHKSLWGWKDPRTCSLLPIWEELLQELKMIASYVIVIRNPLDVAHSLYRCDPRISLDHALHIWTFRTLSSLYWTESNQRVVIHYDQMIEDWEGTLKQAANRLSIPWPQPEKQVEKEMSRIIKPQLRHSKTGEKALIESNHVSALTLNTYQLCMSAISYPDFLTDELMHQCVKQLFEQYTGQIISLK